One part of the Streptomyces sp. AM 2-1-1 genome encodes these proteins:
- a CDS encoding discoidin domain-containing protein produces MSVTRAAPGGRSVTALLVSLACTVALGTAAALTGGGAGSAVAAEAPVLSPFAVAGRGAQVPFTELEAESAATSGSLIGPDRTYTTLPSEASGRRAVRLDAPGEYVEFTLTKPANAMTVRYSVPDNAAGTGLTAPVTLALDGTRLKDLDFTSRYGWFYGSYPFTNTPGSQPHHFYDETRTLFGRTLAAGSKVRITLPATSATPWAVVDLADFEQVAAPVTRPAGSLSVTDYGADASGAGDSTSAFQQAVDAGKAQGREVWIPQGTFRLTDHVVVDQVTLRGAGPWYSVLGGRHPTDRSRAAGIYGKYASGGGYGGGVRPYEAGGPSRNVTLKDFALIGDITERVDEDQVNAIGGAMSDSVVQNVWLQHTKVGAWMDGPMDNFHIRDSRILDQTADGVNFHWGVTRSSVENTFLRNLGDDGLAMWSDTKADSAGAFTGNTVVAPILANHIAIYGGKDISVTDNVLAESLTNGGALHVGNRFPGVSPGQGTDVQGTFTLARNTTIRAGNTDYGWPFPIGAVWFDARNSPIDKATINVTDTDILDSSYAAVHFVSGTTKNVRFDNVNIDGTGTFAFQFNDPAQLSLTNVRATHIGFTDPVYSCLGSSLALSQGAGNSGWNSRLPATYCGPWPTANYDHGGGTTPTPTPTPTPTPTPTPTPTPTPTGPTPDPGRNLALGRPVTATGYADVYAPAKAVDGDANSYWESVNRSFPQSLTVDLGAAAGVGRVVLRLPSSWEARTQTLAVLGSADGSAFTTLTASKEYRFDPAGGNKVTVTLPAGSAPRYLRVTGTANTAWPAVQASELEAYRS; encoded by the coding sequence ATGAGCGTGACAAGAGCCGCGCCCGGCGGACGGTCCGTGACCGCTCTGCTGGTCTCACTCGCCTGCACCGTCGCCCTGGGTACGGCGGCCGCCCTCACCGGGGGCGGCGCCGGGTCCGCGGTGGCGGCCGAGGCGCCCGTACTCTCACCGTTCGCGGTGGCGGGGCGCGGGGCCCAGGTGCCGTTCACCGAGCTGGAGGCGGAGTCCGCCGCGACCAGTGGCTCGCTGATCGGCCCCGACCGTACGTACACCACCCTTCCCTCCGAGGCCTCCGGGCGGCGCGCCGTACGGCTCGACGCCCCGGGCGAGTACGTCGAGTTCACCCTGACCAAGCCGGCCAACGCGATGACGGTGCGCTACTCCGTCCCGGACAACGCGGCGGGTACGGGCCTCACCGCGCCGGTGACGCTCGCCCTGGACGGGACCAGGCTCAAGGACCTCGACTTCACGTCCCGGTACGGCTGGTTCTACGGCTCGTACCCGTTCACCAACACCCCGGGCAGCCAGCCGCACCACTTCTACGACGAGACCAGGACACTCTTCGGCAGGACGCTGGCCGCGGGCTCGAAGGTCCGCATCACCCTGCCCGCCACCTCAGCCACTCCGTGGGCCGTGGTGGACCTCGCCGACTTCGAGCAGGTCGCGGCCCCGGTGACCCGGCCGGCCGGTTCCCTGTCGGTCACCGACTACGGCGCCGACGCGAGCGGCGCGGGGGACTCCACCTCCGCCTTCCAGCAGGCCGTCGACGCGGGGAAGGCCCAGGGGCGCGAGGTGTGGATCCCCCAGGGCACCTTCAGGCTGACCGACCACGTGGTGGTCGACCAGGTCACGCTGAGGGGCGCCGGACCCTGGTACAGCGTGCTGGGCGGCCGGCATCCCACCGACCGGTCCCGCGCGGCGGGCATCTACGGCAAGTACGCCTCCGGTGGCGGATACGGCGGCGGTGTCCGCCCGTACGAAGCCGGCGGGCCGAGCCGGAACGTCACGCTCAAGGACTTCGCCCTCATCGGCGACATCACCGAGCGCGTGGACGAGGACCAGGTCAACGCGATCGGCGGCGCCATGAGCGACTCCGTCGTCCAGAACGTGTGGCTGCAGCACACCAAGGTCGGGGCGTGGATGGACGGCCCGATGGACAACTTCCACATCCGCGACAGCCGCATCCTGGACCAGACCGCGGACGGGGTGAACTTCCACTGGGGCGTGACCCGTTCTTCCGTGGAGAACACCTTCCTGCGCAACCTGGGCGACGACGGGCTCGCCATGTGGTCCGACACGAAGGCCGACTCCGCCGGCGCCTTCACCGGAAACACGGTGGTGGCCCCGATCCTCGCCAACCACATCGCGATCTACGGCGGCAAGGACATCTCGGTCACCGACAACGTCCTCGCCGAGAGCCTCACCAACGGCGGCGCCCTGCACGTGGGCAACCGGTTCCCCGGGGTCTCGCCCGGTCAGGGCACCGACGTCCAGGGCACCTTCACCCTCGCCCGCAACACCACCATCCGGGCGGGGAACACCGACTACGGCTGGCCCTTCCCGATCGGCGCGGTCTGGTTCGACGCCCGGAACAGCCCCATCGACAAGGCGACGATCAACGTCACCGACACGGACATCCTGGACAGCTCCTACGCCGCTGTCCACTTCGTCTCGGGGACGACGAAGAACGTGCGCTTCGACAACGTGAACATCGACGGCACGGGCACCTTCGCCTTCCAGTTCAACGATCCGGCGCAGCTGTCGCTGACCAATGTGCGCGCCACACACATCGGCTTCACCGACCCCGTGTACAGCTGCCTCGGCTCCTCGCTGGCCCTGTCCCAGGGCGCCGGCAACTCCGGCTGGAACTCCAGGCTGCCGGCCACGTACTGCGGTCCCTGGCCCACCGCGAACTACGACCACGGCGGCGGGACCACGCCCACCCCGACGCCCACTCCGACTCCAACGCCCACCCCGACTCCGACGCCCACTCCGACTCCGACCGGTCCGACCCCGGACCCGGGCCGGAACCTCGCCCTGGGCAGGCCGGTCACCGCGACCGGCTACGCGGACGTCTACGCACCGGCGAAGGCCGTCGACGGTGACGCCAACTCGTACTGGGAGAGCGTCAACCGGTCCTTCCCCCAGTCACTGACCGTGGATCTGGGAGCAGCGGCCGGCGTGGGCCGGGTCGTCCTCAGGCTGCCGTCGTCCTGGGAGGCGCGGACCCAGACCCTGGCGGTCCTCGGCAGCGCCGACGGATCCGCCTTCACCACGCTGACCGCGTCGAAGGAGTACCGCTTCGACCCGGCCGGCGGCAACAAGGTGACCGTGACCCTGCCGGCGGGCTCCGCCCCCCGGTACCTGCGGGTCACCGGCACCGCCAACACGGCCTGGCCGGCCGTCCAGGCCTCGGAGCTGGAGGCGTACCGCTCCTGA
- a CDS encoding glycosyl hydrolase gives MQASLVRPAAAMALALALAAAGLGTAASPAVAATITAGAGSYTDTRPAGTSGPTTNTGAPVTPKLTAAARNKPVPTNDWWTSLAYQRYGDNPYSTPMYGHPLTYQATSGGLEVGYPTTPAVVGDGRQYEYAHKADLTLGLSGLNSPDTKADDWSDWTVTPYWSDGARTLRTTIGHGLPYVYAKGSGGDARITTASAPTVFADNGNVLGITVAGHHYALFSPTGTDWTVSGSTITAPLGGKDYFSLAVLPSTDALATFRKYAFSFVTGSKVTWESTGGTVRATYSLTTEAKEGTERGTLQALYRHQWLHTSDALTGYTYVSPRGTMKVREAASFTTNQKGSGVVPALPAVSGVDKARLTGYLNEVANASDPFSGATDTYWTGKALGRLAQLVPVADQIGQTGIRDKLLGLMKGRLQEWFTAGGASEFSYDKDWKTLTGYPASYGSDTELNDHHFHYSYYLYAAAIVAQYDQTWAADSAWGTMVKNLIRDTANPSRTDTAFPFLRGFDVYAGHSWASGHQGFAAGNNQESSSESTNLSAALVLWGSATGDTSLRDLGSYLLTTESEAVEQYWFDTDQQVFPGSFGHDTVGMVWGSGAAYSTWWTANPEEIHGINTLPITGGSLYLGRDKATVKRNLAEMVRENGGPAVEWRDLLWEFEALADPASAKAKWDAGNAGYTPEQGESKAHTYQWITTLDSLGAPDMSISGDIPTSAVFAKNGVNTYVAHNYGTTARTVTFTNGATLSVPARSTATGTGTGGGTTDPDPGTGTPTGNTFRLKSGGTLTTATDGAAGTDTIASADGVNRDGTPYKPTTYQIRGVNGTLSAGASTTFRLRVDAGATVGLAPQVRVSYDLTGDGTFDRTETYRYFATDPVAGWEEYTQAAGAQATTGTLGNLAGGTVRLEIWNALGSGTSQVQTGTDAAVLKIPYV, from the coding sequence ATGCAAGCCTCCCTCGTAAGACCCGCAGCCGCGATGGCCCTGGCTCTCGCCCTGGCCGCAGCCGGCCTGGGCACCGCCGCATCCCCCGCGGTGGCCGCCACGATCACCGCGGGCGCCGGCAGTTATACGGACACCCGCCCCGCCGGGACCTCCGGGCCGACCACCAACACCGGCGCGCCGGTCACCCCCAAACTGACCGCGGCAGCCAGGAACAAGCCGGTGCCGACCAACGACTGGTGGACCTCGCTCGCCTACCAGCGCTACGGCGACAATCCGTACTCCACCCCGATGTACGGCCACCCCCTCACCTACCAGGCCACCTCCGGCGGACTGGAGGTCGGCTACCCGACCACGCCCGCGGTCGTCGGGGACGGCCGCCAGTACGAGTACGCGCACAAGGCCGACCTGACCCTCGGCCTCAGCGGACTCAACTCACCCGACACCAAGGCCGACGACTGGTCGGACTGGACGGTCACCCCCTACTGGTCGGACGGCGCCCGCACCCTGCGCACCACCATCGGGCACGGCCTGCCGTACGTGTACGCCAAGGGCTCCGGCGGCGACGCCCGGATCACCACGGCGAGTGCCCCCACCGTCTTCGCGGACAACGGCAACGTCCTCGGCATCACCGTCGCGGGACACCACTACGCGCTCTTCTCGCCGACCGGCACCGACTGGACGGTTTCCGGCTCGACGATCACCGCTCCTCTCGGCGGCAAGGACTACTTCTCGCTCGCCGTGCTGCCGTCCACCGACGCGCTCGCGACCTTCCGGAAGTACGCCTTCAGCTTCGTCACCGGCTCCAAGGTGACCTGGGAGTCCACCGGCGGTACGGTCCGCGCGACGTACAGCCTCACCACGGAGGCCAAGGAGGGCACCGAGCGCGGGACGCTCCAGGCGCTCTACCGCCACCAGTGGCTGCACACCTCCGACGCGCTCACGGGCTACACGTACGTCTCGCCGCGCGGCACCATGAAGGTGCGGGAGGCCGCGTCCTTCACCACCAACCAGAAGGGTTCCGGCGTGGTGCCGGCCCTCCCCGCGGTGAGCGGCGTCGACAAGGCCCGGCTGACCGGGTACCTCAACGAGGTGGCGAACGCCTCCGACCCGTTCTCGGGCGCCACCGACACCTACTGGACCGGCAAGGCGCTCGGCCGCCTCGCCCAACTGGTCCCGGTGGCGGACCAGATCGGCCAGACCGGCATCCGGGACAAGTTGCTGGGGCTGATGAAGGGCCGGCTCCAGGAGTGGTTCACGGCGGGCGGCGCGAGCGAATTCAGCTACGACAAGGACTGGAAGACCCTCACCGGTTACCCGGCCTCGTACGGCAGTGACACCGAGCTGAACGACCACCATTTCCACTACAGCTACTACCTGTACGCGGCGGCGATCGTCGCCCAGTACGACCAGACCTGGGCCGCCGACTCCGCCTGGGGCACCATGGTCAAGAACCTGATCCGTGACACCGCCAACCCGAGCCGCACCGACACCGCGTTCCCCTTCCTGCGCGGCTTCGACGTGTACGCGGGCCACAGCTGGGCCTCCGGCCACCAGGGCTTCGCGGCCGGCAACAACCAGGAGTCCTCCTCCGAGTCGACCAACCTGAGCGCCGCTCTCGTCCTGTGGGGCTCGGCGACCGGGGACACCTCGCTGCGCGATCTCGGCAGCTATCTGCTGACCACCGAGTCCGAGGCGGTCGAGCAGTACTGGTTCGACACGGATCAGCAGGTCTTCCCCGGCTCCTTCGGCCACGACACGGTCGGCATGGTCTGGGGCAGCGGCGCCGCGTACTCCACCTGGTGGACCGCGAACCCGGAGGAGATCCACGGCATCAACACCCTTCCGATCACGGGCGGTTCGCTGTACCTGGGTCGCGACAAGGCCACCGTCAAGCGGAACCTCGCCGAGATGGTGCGGGAGAACGGCGGCCCGGCCGTCGAATGGCGGGACCTGCTCTGGGAGTTCGAGGCCCTGGCCGACCCGGCGTCCGCGAAGGCCAAATGGGACGCGGGCAACGCGGGCTACACCCCGGAACAGGGTGAGTCCAAGGCGCACACCTACCAGTGGATCACCACCCTCGACAGTCTCGGCGCCCCGGACATGAGCATCAGCGGCGACATTCCGACCTCCGCCGTCTTCGCCAAGAACGGCGTCAACACCTACGTCGCCCACAACTACGGCACCACCGCCCGCACCGTCACGTTCACCAACGGCGCGACCCTCTCCGTACCGGCCCGCTCCACGGCCACCGGCACGGGCACCGGCGGCGGCACCACCGACCCCGACCCCGGCACGGGCACCCCCACCGGGAACACCTTCCGGCTGAAGTCCGGGGGCACCCTCACCACCGCCACCGACGGCGCCGCCGGTACGGACACGATCGCCTCGGCGGACGGCGTCAACCGGGACGGCACGCCGTACAAGCCCACGACCTACCAGATCAGAGGCGTCAACGGCACCCTCTCGGCCGGGGCGTCCACGACGTTCCGCCTCCGGGTCGACGCGGGCGCGACGGTCGGTCTCGCCCCGCAGGTCAGGGTCAGCTACGACCTCACCGGTGACGGCACCTTCGACCGGACCGAGACCTACCGCTACTTCGCGACCGACCCGGTCGCCGGGTGGGAGGAGTACACCCAGGCCGCGGGCGCGCAGGCGACCACCGGCACCTTGGGCAACCTCGCGGGCGGAACCGTCCGCCTGGAGATCTGGAACGCCCTGGGAAGCGGTACCTCCCAGGTGCAGACCGGCACGGACGCGGCGGTCCTGAAGATCCCCTACGTCTGA
- a CDS encoding LacI family DNA-binding transcriptional regulator translates to MPDQSPGSRPTLEAVAARAGVSRATASRVVNGGDGVRKPLVDRVRQAVEELQYIPNHAARTLVTRRTGAVAVVIAEPETRIFSDPFFSRQLRGIGKELAEQDTQLVLLIVEGPGDFDRIERYLCGGHVDGALAFSLHTDDPLPGITRRAGLPTVYGGRPSWTTPPGERTASYVDADNRGGARAAVQHLRDQGRRRIACICGPPDQTSAQDRFDGYRDIQLDVDPTLVAEGDFTVESGARAMEELLDRRPDLDAVFAANDLMASGALRVLAERGIPVPGQVAVVGFDDMASVAEATVPPLSTVRQDVEGQGRLMARLLLRNLDRDRARQGAEAPDSVITPTTLVRRASS, encoded by the coding sequence TTGCCCGACCAGTCCCCAGGTTCCCGGCCCACCCTGGAAGCCGTCGCGGCGCGAGCCGGGGTCTCGCGGGCCACCGCGTCCCGGGTCGTCAACGGGGGCGACGGAGTGCGCAAACCCCTCGTGGACCGGGTGCGCCAGGCGGTCGAGGAACTGCAGTACATCCCGAACCACGCGGCGCGCACCCTCGTCACCCGGCGGACCGGGGCGGTGGCGGTGGTCATCGCCGAACCGGAGACCCGCATCTTCTCCGACCCCTTCTTCTCCCGTCAGCTCCGGGGCATCGGCAAGGAACTCGCCGAACAGGACACCCAGTTGGTGCTGCTGATCGTCGAAGGACCGGGCGACTTCGACCGGATCGAGCGGTATCTGTGCGGCGGTCACGTCGACGGAGCTCTGGCGTTCTCCCTGCACACCGACGACCCGTTGCCGGGCATCACCCGACGCGCCGGGCTGCCGACGGTCTACGGCGGGCGCCCGAGCTGGACCACGCCTCCCGGCGAGCGCACCGCCTCCTACGTGGACGCGGACAACCGGGGCGGCGCCCGGGCGGCCGTACAGCACCTGCGGGACCAGGGGCGGCGGCGGATCGCCTGTATCTGCGGACCGCCCGACCAGACCTCGGCCCAGGACCGGTTCGACGGTTACCGGGACATCCAGCTCGACGTGGACCCGACGCTCGTCGCGGAGGGCGACTTCACCGTGGAGTCGGGGGCACGGGCCATGGAGGAACTGCTGGATCGGCGGCCCGACCTGGACGCGGTGTTCGCCGCGAACGACCTGATGGCCTCCGGCGCCCTGCGCGTCCTGGCCGAACGCGGGATCCCGGTGCCCGGCCAGGTGGCCGTGGTCGGGTTCGACGACATGGCGTCGGTGGCCGAGGCGACGGTACCGCCGCTGAGCACGGTGCGGCAGGACGTCGAGGGCCAGGGACGGCTCATGGCCAGGCTGCTCCTGCGCAACCTGGACCGGGACCGGGCTCGCCAGGGGGCGGAGGCGCCCGACTCGGTGATCACCCCGACCACGCTGGTCCGGCGGGCCTCCTCCTGA
- a CDS encoding beta-1,3-glucanase family protein has translation MVSRRSFLTAAGATAVGATVLSPLSPFASEASAASAPLPVSLRNNSGSNTVYAYISGTDSSGWPVFVSANGALNRLPNPSSAVTPIADYAIPLGASGSAATKVNLAGFIIGGRVWFSIGQKLKFFVNPGTVPGVVQPALTSSDPNWNTNWTFCEFTFNSANLYANISYVDMVGLPVSMSSTGSSGNQTVSPLPNGALGSIASGLQAQHARDGAPWDRLVVNDSSGGVLRVLAPSHSPVDFGSYWDDYLNRVWSRYSSTPLTVNGQGGIGSYTGTVSGGALVFSGLNTNGVPFTKPSAVDIFGCASGPLYNSNGDARGAIAARLSAALNRSSLLVAGGNNQPDGVSPSQYYTDPVTNHYARLVHQYASIGYAFPYDDVGPTNSAPVDGHIQDGAPTSWTISLGAGSGSGGSGGTGGSGTSAYGTIQAESYASQSGTTTESCSDSGGGQDVGYIANGDWLKFSSLDFGPASPSQFKARLASGAAAGVSGAIKVRLDSATGPQVAEINIANNGGWQSWQTVPANIVASATGVHDVYLVFSGSSSDFVNINWFTFTR, from the coding sequence GTGGTCTCTCGACGTTCCTTCCTCACCGCAGCCGGCGCGACCGCAGTCGGCGCGACCGTCCTCTCCCCGCTTTCACCGTTCGCCTCCGAGGCGTCGGCGGCGAGCGCCCCCCTGCCGGTGTCGCTCCGGAACAACTCCGGAAGCAACACCGTGTACGCGTACATCTCCGGCACGGACAGCAGCGGCTGGCCGGTGTTCGTCTCCGCGAACGGTGCCCTGAACCGGCTGCCCAACCCGTCCTCGGCGGTGACCCCGATCGCCGACTACGCCATCCCGCTGGGCGCGTCCGGCTCGGCCGCCACCAAAGTGAACCTGGCCGGCTTCATCATCGGCGGCCGGGTCTGGTTCTCCATCGGCCAGAAGCTCAAGTTCTTCGTCAACCCGGGCACGGTGCCCGGCGTGGTCCAGCCGGCGCTCACCAGCTCCGACCCCAACTGGAACACGAACTGGACCTTCTGCGAGTTCACCTTCAACAGCGCCAACCTGTACGCCAACATCTCCTACGTCGACATGGTCGGCCTGCCGGTCTCCATGTCCAGCACCGGCAGCTCCGGCAACCAGACGGTCAGCCCGCTGCCCAACGGCGCACTCGGCTCCATCGCCTCCGGTCTGCAGGCGCAGCACGCACGCGACGGCGCACCCTGGGACCGGCTGGTGGTCAACGACTCCTCCGGCGGGGTGCTGCGAGTCCTCGCGCCCTCGCACTCCCCGGTGGACTTCGGCTCCTACTGGGACGACTACCTCAACCGGGTGTGGAGCCGTTACTCCTCCACCCCGCTGACCGTGAACGGACAGGGCGGCATCGGCTCGTACACCGGCACCGTCTCCGGTGGCGCCCTTGTCTTCTCGGGCCTGAACACCAACGGCGTCCCGTTCACCAAGCCCAGCGCGGTAGACATCTTCGGCTGCGCCTCCGGACCGCTCTACAACTCCAACGGCGACGCGCGCGGCGCGATCGCGGCCCGGCTCTCCGCCGCGCTCAACCGCAGCAGCCTGCTGGTGGCCGGCGGCAACAACCAGCCCGACGGGGTGTCCCCGTCGCAGTACTACACGGATCCCGTCACCAACCACTACGCCCGGCTCGTCCACCAGTACGCCAGCATCGGCTACGCCTTCCCGTACGACGACGTCGGCCCCACCAACTCCGCCCCCGTCGACGGCCACATCCAGGACGGCGCCCCCACGTCGTGGACCATCTCCCTGGGCGCGGGGTCGGGCTCGGGCGGTTCCGGTGGCACCGGCGGCTCCGGCACCAGCGCCTACGGCACCATCCAGGCCGAGTCCTACGCGTCCCAGAGCGGCACCACGACGGAGAGCTGCTCCGACTCGGGCGGCGGTCAGGACGTCGGCTACATCGCCAACGGCGACTGGCTCAAGTTCTCGTCCCTGGACTTCGGTCCGGCCTCGCCGTCCCAGTTCAAGGCCCGGCTCGCCTCGGGTGCCGCCGCGGGCGTGAGCGGCGCGATCAAGGTACGACTGGACAGCGCCACCGGCCCGCAGGTCGCGGAGATCAACATCGCGAACAACGGCGGCTGGCAGTCCTGGCAGACCGTCCCCGCCAACATCGTCGCCTCCGCGACCGGAGTCCACGACGTCTACCTGGTCTTCTCCGGGAGCAGCTCGGACTTCGTCAACATCAACTGGTTCACCTTCACGCGTTGA
- a CDS encoding MBL fold metallo-hydrolase, protein MTGADFMTPLRSRLRSMRTDAFGADPTGARMERIRRSPHFADGVFQNPVGARTRPSGSAADFAKIYFDKERRARRAPAGTLPVHATTFADLARPAASGLRLTWMGHSSVLAEIDGSRVLFDPVWGERCSPFAFAGPKRLHPVPLPLTALGSVDVVVISHDHYDHLDLPTIRALARTDTVFAVPLGVGAHLEHWGVSPERLRELDWNETTEVAGLRLTATPARHFCGRGVRSGQHTLWASWAVEGPDHRIYHSGDTGYFPGFKEIGAEHGPFDATMIQIGAYSEYWPDIHMTPAEGIRAHLDLQGGRPHGVLMPIHWGTFNLAPHAWAEPGEWTREAAAAVGQPGAFPIPGQPFEPSGELPTAPWWRGVGYVPDQAWPGPDMPEDSAHDALELVTEE, encoded by the coding sequence GTGACCGGCGCCGACTTCATGACCCCCCTCCGCTCCCGACTGCGCTCGATGCGCACCGACGCCTTCGGGGCCGACCCGACGGGCGCCCGGATGGAGCGCATCCGTCGTTCGCCCCATTTCGCCGACGGCGTCTTCCAGAACCCGGTGGGAGCCCGGACCCGGCCCTCGGGCTCGGCCGCGGACTTCGCGAAGATCTACTTCGACAAGGAACGCCGGGCACGCAGGGCTCCGGCCGGAACCCTTCCGGTGCACGCCACGACCTTCGCCGACCTGGCGCGGCCCGCCGCCTCGGGTCTGCGGCTGACCTGGATGGGCCACTCCAGCGTCCTCGCCGAGATCGACGGCAGCCGCGTGCTGTTCGACCCGGTCTGGGGCGAGCGCTGCTCCCCGTTCGCCTTCGCGGGTCCCAAGCGCCTCCATCCCGTACCGCTGCCGCTCACGGCACTCGGCTCCGTGGACGTCGTCGTCATCTCCCACGACCACTACGACCACTTGGACCTGCCGACGATCCGCGCACTCGCCCGGACGGACACCGTCTTCGCCGTGCCGCTCGGCGTCGGCGCCCACCTGGAGCACTGGGGCGTTTCGCCCGAGCGCCTGCGTGAACTCGACTGGAACGAGACCACCGAAGTGGCGGGCCTCCGGCTCACGGCGACCCCCGCGCGGCACTTCTGCGGGCGCGGCGTGCGCAGCGGGCAGCACACCCTCTGGGCCTCCTGGGCCGTCGAGGGCCCCGACCACCGGATCTACCACAGCGGCGACACCGGCTACTTCCCCGGCTTCAAGGAGATCGGGGCCGAGCACGGGCCGTTCGACGCCACCATGATCCAGATCGGCGCCTACTCCGAGTACTGGCCGGACATCCACATGACGCCCGCCGAGGGGATCCGCGCGCACCTCGATCTCCAGGGCGGACGCCCTCACGGTGTCCTGATGCCGATCCACTGGGGCACCTTCAACCTGGCGCCGCACGCGTGGGCCGAGCCCGGAGAGTGGACCCGGGAGGCCGCGGCGGCGGTCGGCCAGCCGGGCGCCTTTCCCATTCCCGGGCAACCGTTCGAACCGTCCGGCGAGCTGCCGACCGCGCCGTGGTGGCGGGGCGTGGGATACGTACCCGACCAGGCGTGGCCCGGTCCCGACATGCCGGAGGACTCGGCGCACGACGCCCTCGAACTCGTGACGGAGGAGTGA
- a CDS encoding PPOX class F420-dependent oxidoreductase, protein MTSPDSAQDDLLRLVAASHGGVLVTLRKNGRPQLSNVSHAYDPRARTIRVSVTEERAKTRNLRRDPRASYHVTSEDRGAWTVVDGTAELTPPAADPHDATVDALITLYRDVLGEHPDWDDYRQAMVRDRRVVLTLHVEHVYGQPGA, encoded by the coding sequence ATGACGTCTCCCGATTCCGCGCAGGACGACCTCCTGCGACTCGTCGCCGCCTCGCACGGCGGAGTGCTGGTGACCCTGAGGAAGAACGGCCGGCCCCAGCTGTCGAACGTGAGCCACGCCTACGACCCGCGAGCCCGGACCATCCGGGTCTCCGTGACCGAGGAGCGGGCGAAGACGCGGAACCTGCGCCGCGATCCCCGGGCGAGCTACCACGTGACGAGCGAGGACCGCGGGGCCTGGACCGTCGTGGACGGGACGGCCGAGCTGACCCCTCCCGCCGCCGATCCGCACGACGCCACCGTCGACGCGCTGATCACCCTCTACCGCGACGTCCTCGGCGAGCACCCCGACTGGGACGACTACCGGCAGGCGATGGTGCGGGACCGCAGGGTCGTCCTCACCCTCCATGTCGAGCACGTCTACGGGCAGCCGGGTGCCTGA
- a CDS encoding DUF6745 domain-containing protein yields MTTRDVTSWRAVAAATGAADRTAAEDGIRLAYRTAGLTEPARFVWADSPRAAVEAVEQLDGAGKSVREEVRTRPWAHERRSTYDALGAMGWAARWSATGAQLWDTTSALAERIRAGVVAELAGKSGDETAVRLVLLDAVLGQHDAAWLAAFEESERLAGLAQVARNAGWWWPYENAVVVAERPETLHRDEAGRLDRADGPALAYRDGFALHAWRGMPVPAAFLEELDSLTPQRIREEANAELRRVMLEHFGYDRYLEESAAEPVHRDETGVLWRVPLPGDEDVVMVEVVNSTPEPDGTHRTYWLRVPPSTRTAKDGVAWTFGLGGEEYAPLRQT; encoded by the coding sequence ATGACGACGCGGGACGTGACCTCGTGGAGGGCGGTGGCAGCGGCCACCGGAGCGGCCGACCGGACGGCGGCGGAGGACGGCATTCGCCTGGCCTACCGCACCGCAGGGCTGACGGAGCCCGCGAGATTCGTCTGGGCGGACTCGCCCAGGGCGGCCGTGGAAGCGGTGGAGCAGCTCGACGGTGCCGGGAAGTCGGTGCGGGAGGAGGTGCGCACCCGGCCGTGGGCGCACGAACGCCGAAGCACCTACGACGCGTTGGGGGCGATGGGATGGGCCGCGCGCTGGTCGGCCACCGGAGCGCAGCTGTGGGACACCACCTCGGCCCTGGCCGAGCGCATCCGCGCGGGTGTCGTGGCCGAGCTCGCCGGGAAGTCCGGCGACGAGACCGCGGTGCGGCTGGTCCTGCTGGACGCGGTACTGGGGCAGCACGACGCGGCATGGCTCGCCGCCTTCGAGGAGAGCGAGCGACTGGCGGGCCTCGCCCAGGTGGCGCGGAACGCCGGCTGGTGGTGGCCCTACGAGAACGCCGTCGTGGTGGCCGAGCGCCCCGAAACCCTGCACCGTGACGAAGCGGGGCGCCTCGACCGGGCGGACGGCCCCGCGCTCGCCTACCGCGACGGGTTCGCCCTCCACGCCTGGCGTGGCATGCCGGTGCCGGCCGCCTTCCTCGAAGAACTCGACTCCCTGACCCCCCAGCGGATACGCGAGGAGGCCAACGCCGAGCTGCGCCGTGTGATGCTCGAGCACTTCGGCTACGACCGCTACCTGGAGGAGTCCGCGGCCGAACCGGTCCACCGGGACGAGACGGGCGTCCTCTGGCGCGTGCCCCTGCCCGGCGACGAGGACGTCGTGATGGTCGAGGTCGTCAACTCCACCCCGGAGCCCGACGGCACCCACCGCACCTACTGGCTGCGGGTACCGCCGTCGACCCGCACGGCGAAGGACGGGGTCGCGTGGACCTTCGGACTCGGAGGTGAGGAGTACGCCCCCCTGCGCCAGACCTGA